The Oncorhynchus nerka isolate Pitt River linkage group LG3, Oner_Uvic_2.0, whole genome shotgun sequence genome includes the window TCGACGAGTTGTGCGTtcccgagatgccgttctgcacatcACTGTTGTACAGCGCCATTATTTGTCTGTTTGGAGGAGGATTACTTAAGATACTGTTTGAAGAGGTAGGATTTCAGATGTTTTCGGAAAGATGGGCAGGTACTCTCCTGACCTAGCTTCAAGGGAGAGCTGGTTCCAcaattggggtgccaggacagagaagagcttggactgggctgagcgggagctgccctcaCGTAGGGGTGGGATGGCCAAGATATACAGTATAACATGCTTACTAACATGCTTACTCACCATAAGCAGAACATATTACTACACAGTCCAATGTAATTGTATGTCTCTTATCAACAAGATGTTATGCCTCTTTATTAATCAGAAAATTATATTTATGTATTGAAAACATTATGCAAATAGTCAATCTATTCATTAAACATTAAGATATTGTGAGGGTAGGTGTATTAGTGTAAGGTTAAAATGGTAGCTGTACAATTAGGGTGTGCTCAGAATGAGGTATAGATTTAGTTCCACCAATTTTTGAGTTTTAAAGGGGTATTGAAAGTGTAGTTGAAAGTGTAGTTATTCAATATTCTGCCACCTGTCTGTTCAAATATATGCacaaacatacactatatatacaaacgtaTGTGTACACCCCTTAAAAGGAATGTATTcgagctatttcagccacaccgttgctggcaagtgtataaaattgagcacacagacatgcaatccccatagacaaacattgacagtagaatggccttactgaagagctcagtgtctttcaacgtggcaccgtcataggatgctacctttccaacaagtcagttcacaacatttctgccctgctagagctgccccaggtcaactgtaagtgctgttattgtgaagtggaaatgtctaggagcaacaacggttcagccacgaagtggtaggcctcaCAAGCTGACTGAACgggaccactgagtgctgaagcgcgtagcgtgtaaaaaatagtctgtccttggttgcaacactcacttccgagttccaaactgcctgtttcagtatgacaatgcccacatacacaaagcgaggtccatacagaaatggtttgtcatcggtgtgtaagaacttgactggcctgcacagagccctgacctcaaccccattgaacacctttgggatgaattgaaacgccaactacgagccaggcctaattgcccaacatcagtgcccaacctcactaatgcttttgcggctgaatggaagcaagtccccgcagcaatgtttcaacatctagtggaaagccttcccacacgagtggaggctgttatagcagcaaaggggagaccaactcaatattaatgcccatgattttggaatgagatgttcgacaagcaggtgtccacatacttttggtcatgtagtgtatattaacCCATTTATATGATGTAAAgcattttaatattttattttattctctTTTCTTTCCTTCTGTCTCATGAGAAGGAACATTATCTTGGGAAAATGACCATGATGCCCCCGTCTGTGGCTCTTGCTCCCTCGTCCTCCGCGACAACTCTGTCTACATCAGATCTGAAGGCTTCTACTACTTCTATGTCCAGGTCACCTTCACTAGGCACAccgggggagaggagaagaggaaggtgACTCTGTTCAAAAATGGCATTCAACATAAGACCCAGCAAAGGAGACTGAGTGAAGCCGTGTATCACGGAGAGAAAGAGGGCACTGTATCCATGTCCAGGATGGTTAAGCTCCAACAAGGTAACAGTCTCAGCCTTGAGATAACATCCAAGAATAATAGTTTTAGGTATGGGGGAGAGAATACCTATTGGGGGGCATATCAGCTCCCCCCATATTGAGCCAACAGACATTGTTATTGAGACTTAGTTCAAGATTGAACCAAAGAAgctgttaaaacattttttttttttaagtgtgcgTTAGTTACTAAACAGAATTTATTTTGTGAAAACTGTAACTGTTTAGCATATGCATTGTTTGTTTCGCTGAACAGATTTGATTATATAATGAGGTAACAGAATACATCTTCAAactatgtatttgtgtgtgtgtgtgtgtgatttcttGTGATATTAATGGTATCTATCATGATGTGAATTAGTCGATGCTAGCTATTATAGACGCTAAATAGATTTGATATGGAGACAGTGGTCGTGtctgaatacccatactagcgtACTAAATAGTATgcacaaaaaaatattttatagtaTCTGAAATTTCTAAAATAGCATTCCGAATGTGTCATCTAATGTGCGATTTGCATTGATTCCCACTGTTTATCCATTTTGCTACAGCGCATCAATTTATCggattatcagctgttgtcaaacacaCAAATTCTACTAGATCAAACAGCGAAATGACTTACAGTTTAAGTATGTCACTGCCACTACTTACTGTTATCATCCATTGTCTATGTTATTTAGCagtcgctcttatccagagcgactcccATTCTTCTCCACTGTGGGAatctaacccacaaccctggcattgcaagtaccaagctctaccaactgagccacacaggaggTAGCACTTACCACATGGTGGCGCCACCTCACTACAGTGGCAGATGTCCTTCTCTGTCACTTTTGAGATGGATTCTGCTGCTATCACAGACTCAGCTTATTCAGAGACATGCAAACTAGGTCTGAAAACACCTGTACCTATTAGCATTAGAACATTTGAAGTAACAGAAACACACATCAGTGCTGAGTTATCATTGGCCGAAAGCTAACCACTGGGCATTAACATGGTTGGAAAAAAAGATTTGACCAACTTTTagcctaaatccaatgacatggtaaaatgttttgttgatttcacgttgaattcaggatagttgacaactcaaccaaatgtaaatcaaaactaaacATTGAACTGAAGTCAGTGTCCAGTGGGAATGCAGTGATGCTTTAGTTGCCCCTATTACACAGAATCAAGCAGGAACTAGCGATTGATAGCTATTCAAAACAGGAAGCCACCAAGTTGTCGGTGTCAGATTAGTCATAGCTTCTATTCCTCTAGTCATCTCTCCACAGAAATCTGCAATTGTACACACGTATTCACATGTCCACTACTGTGCTCAACCTCCTCTAACTCTGTCTGGgctgggtgactcaggctctgcACACTATTGGATTGCATAATACCTGGCAGGCCGCTCTTACCATGTGATGTGGAGAAGATCTGTGTAAATATGTAGCTATGGGGCTTCCGAGTGGCAcactggtctaaggcactgcatctcagaccctggttcaattccaggctgtatcacaaccggatgtgattgagagtcccatagggtggcgcacaattggcccagcgtcgttgtaaataagcatttgttcttaacggattgcctagttaaataaaatatgtagcccatgaaaggaagttagacAAGCGAGCaaacattttagccaggtagccaagAACAACAAGAATTTAaagcgtgtactgtatgacaCAGTGACAGAccgtttcgtcaacatgaaagagaggaggatggcattggcgtttctctacaagtagggtgtcaacatgttttttctacttgcacgaacgtgcgcacacacacacacacacgtacacgcagaaatcagaaccatggacagccacgtCAAATGCTTTctggacttcaccggacagaggttgttctctggttttgtgattaaaacaaaggtgtggttgaatttattctgccactttttcttctttttgtctcggccttaggcctatacagtgcattcggaaagtattcagaccccttccatttTTCCACATTAGTATAAAATCTATTAAATTAATTGTtttccacatcaatctacacacaacatcccataatgacaaagcgaaaacaggtttttagacatttttgcacatttattaaaaataaaaagtagaacttatttacataagtattcagatcctttgctatgagactcgaaattgacctcaggtgcatcctgtttccattgatcatccttgagatgtttctacaacttgattggagtccacctgtggtaaattcaattgattggacatgatatggaatggcacacacctgtctatataaggtcccacagttgacgaggttgaaggaattgtccgcagagctcagagacaggattttgttgaggcacaggggagggtgccacaacatttctgtagcattgaaggtccccaagagcacagtgtcctcatcattcttaaatggaagaagtttggaaccaccaagactcttcctagagctggtcgcccagccaaactgagcaatcgggggagaagggcctttggtcattctgacagagctccagagttcctctttggaaATGAGAGAACCTTTcagaggacaaccatctctgctgcactccaccaatcaggcctcgtgtggccagatggaagctactcctcagtaaaaggcacatggagtttggagtttgccaaaaggcactaaaggactctcagaccatgagacataagattctctggtctgatgaaaccaagcttgtagcgtcatacacaagaagactcgaggcagtaatctctgccaaaggtgcttcaacaaagtactgagtaaagggtctgaatacttatgtaaatgtgatatttcagtttgttatttgtaatacatttgcaacatttttgaaaaacctgtttttgctttgtcattatggggtattgtgtgtagattgatgaggtaaaaaaacgatttaatccattttagaataaggttgtaacatgtggaaaaagtcaagggtgttgaatactttccaaatgcactgtatatcacgGTAGCAAAGTATATAATCTAACAGGTtacagagcaaacaacgcaattatcacaaaaGATCGGTTGTAATATGTTCATTATTTTCTGGCtttcccagtgattttaccccaTCGCTGCTATGAAGATGATACTCAACTATTTTTCttccccttctgacacccaggtgtcGACACACAtccctgacatcctttcactccctcctctctacattttcctcttctctctctgctgctaaagccactttctaccactctaaattccaagcatctgcctctaaccctaggaagctctttgcaaccttctcctccctcctgaatcctcctccccctccccccccctcctccctctctgcagttgacttcgtcaaccattttgaaaagaaggtcgacgacatccgatcctcgtttgctaagtcaaacgacaccgctggttctgctcacactgccctaccctgtgctctgacctctttctcccctctctctccagatgaaatctcgcgtcttgtgacggccggccgccctacaacctgcccgcttgaccctatcccctcctctcttctccagaccatttccggagacctcctcccttacctcacctcgctcatcaactcatccctgaccgctggctacgtcccttccgtcttcaagagagcgagagttgcaccccttctgaaaaaacctacactcgatccctccgatgtcaacaactacagaccagtatcccttctttcttttctctccaaaactcttgaacgtgccgtccttggccagctctcccgctatctctctcagaatgaccttcttgatccaaatcagtcaggtttcaagactagtcattcaactgagactgctcttctctgtatcacggagcgctccgcactgctaaagctaactctctctcctctgctctcatccttctagacctatcggctgccttcgatactgtgaaccatcagatcctcctctccaccctctccgagttgggcatctccggcgcggcccacgcttgattgcgtcctacctgacaggtcgctcctaccaggtggcgtggcgagaatccgtctccacaccacgtgctctcaccactggtgtcccccagggctctgttctaggccctctcctattctcgctatacaccaagtcacttggctctgtcataacctcacatggtctctcctatcattgctatgcagacgacacacaattaatcttctcctttcccccttctgatgaccaggtggcgaatcgcatctctgcatgtctggcagacatatccgtgtggatgacggatcaccacctcaagctgaacctcggcaagacggagctgctcttcctcccgggaaggactgcccgttccatgatctcgccatcacggttgacaactccattgtgtcctcctcccagagcgctaagaaccttggcgtgatcctggacaacaccctgtcgttctcaactaacatcaaggcggtggcccgttcctgtaggttcatgctctacaacatccgcagagtgaccctgcctcacacaggaagcggcgcaggtcctaatccaggcacttgtcatctcccgtctggattactgcaactcgctgttggctgggctccctgcctgtgccattaaacccctacaactcatccagaacgccgcagcccgtctggtgttcaaccttcccaagttctctcacgtcaccccgctcctccgctccctccactggcttccagttgaagctcgcatccgctacaagaccatggtgcttgcctacggagctgtgaggggaacggcacctcagtacctccaggctctgatcaggccctacacccaaacaagggcactgcgttcatccacctctggcctgctcgcctccctaccactgaggaagtacagttcccgctcagcccagtcaaaactgttcgctgctctggccccccaatggtggaacaaactccctcacgacgccaggacagcggagtcaatcaccaccttccggagacacctgaaaccccacctctttaaggaatacctaggataggataaagtaatccctctcaccccccctccccctgaaaagatttagatgcactactgttccactggaggtcataaggtgaatgcaccaatttgtaagtcgctctggataagagcgtctgctaaatgacttaaatgtaaatgtaaatctctgcatgcctggcagatatctcagcttggatgtcagcccaccacctcaagctcaacctcatCAAGACGGagttgctcttcctcccggggaaggcctgGCCGCTACAGGgcctctccatcacggttgacaacttcATGGTGTCCCCCGCTCAGgatgcaaagaaccttggcgtgaccttggacaacaccctgtcgttctctgtaAACATCATTGCAGTCACTCGCTCCTGCAAGTTCATGCTCTACGGCATTAGTAGAGTATGACtttacctcacacaggaagcagcacaggtcctaatccaggcacttgccATCTTCTGTCTGGACTACTGCCACTACAATGGTCTTTAAGTCCCGTACTGGTCTTTATGAAAACATTTTCTACAGGACGTTCTGATAACATTCAAAACATTCCCTTTAGGAAAGCTCTCCTTTCATGTCCTAAAGCACGGGACCATACTTACCATCGTCTGAAATGAACTgaatctacctccatctctcctgatTGATGTAATCATTTCAATCAGGTTTGGTGGTGAAACAAAGTGATGTCCTTGCTGATCTGCAATACAGGGATATTTGCTCCTTCTTTCGTGAGAATTTAAGCTATAGTTGATTATCACTTCCTTACTGTTGTGGTTTCCTTCCTGAGCATTTTTTCTTTCGACTCCTGTTTTCAGGACCTACTTCCTGCTTTTCAGTTCATCCTAAAGTACAGTTACATTCCGAGTAGTTGAAATGAATTTATCTACAAACAGATCATATGAATGAACCACATGACAAATGCAGATGATGAGCCTGTCCTTCAGTCATGTGAGGGCCATGAGACACAGGATAGTGATGTGCGGTGAGGTCAGTGGCTGGGTAGGCACTGGCTATTATCAAAGCCAGATTAACTCACAAATAAACCTTGATGAAGGCCAAGTCCACTAAACAACAGATGGCTCCAACAACCAGAGGGACATAGGCTAAATTGACAAATGTAAATACCAAATGTAACCAAGACACACAAGTGATAGCCTCTGATGGCGGCATATTTCATATCATCCGACAAAATGACACACTGCTCAACTCAGCTCGTCCATAGACCGATGTAGCGTCCACGGTTACAACCAATAGATGACACTAAAATACCAATATATGGACACATTTCGTCCGAGTAGTTTGCAATGCAAACCCCATAGCCTTTCATAATGGATTTACAATTCTTCCAATGCACTGTGCCTGGCGCGTGCAACAAACACAAATACATAGTCATATTATGTGAAATATTATTACACATTTATATAATAAATAAGGTTCTCACGAAATGTCCATATCAACAATCAAAATAACTGAAGAATGTGTCTAATCAAAACGTAATTGCTTGATCAATCAAATGCGTCAAAGGGATGTGGTCTGTTCTCATGTTCATTTAACAGTAGACTAACCTGCAAATGTCTAAGGAAAATGCATTTCAGCCTACCTTTACTTGTAAAGGAAGTCCATTCGTCTGTCCTTCAGGGTAAACCTCTCAGTGACAATATGGTAGAAGtcttctttattcttttggagtTTGAAAAGGCTCTCAGTCTCGATTGGCATGAGGGCCAAGGATGACAAAATGATCAAACCTGGCTTTCATTTGAATACTGATATTGTCCAAAATGTTGTAAAACATTCCTCTCCTTTCATCAGCTGTCAGGCCAAGTGTGGTGCATTTCTCCTCAAACCGATCATAGAAAGTGTCAAACTCTTGTCCCTGGGCATCCACAACTTTCCTTGTTTCCCTGATACATGCGCAGCAGAACCccattttcattattttattcTGCAGAACACAAAAGAGTGCCTCAGTTTAGCTGAAAATCTCCCCATAGACCAACAGCAGAAAGCCGATTCCTTGACAGCCAGGTATCATATCCAGAGGCCAACAGCATCGTTTCTTTGCCCCAATCTGAAGACTTTGTCTCTTCATCTGATGAAGGTCAGGGAGCGCAGATGTTGGTCTCCCTCTCTGAATTTGACCAAGTTTTTCTTAGAAATCCATCTTGGAAAATTGTTTGAGGTGGAGTATGGTGTTCATTTGTCAGGTTGTTTTTGCTTGCTAGCTAGTTTTGTTCAGTTCAACGTATGCGAGCTCCAAAATATGTAGACACATCCAGTTGTGTACATTTTACCCCAGGCTTACCCACACAACATGCTTAGACAATATGCATGTGCAAAATATGAAATCCACTCAATGCAACAAATTAAGGCTAAGGCACTGCTTCGCAGTGCTTagggcgtcactacagactctggttcgattccagcctgtgtcgcagccggccatgaccgggagacccatgaggcggcgcacaattggcccagcgtcgtcctggttaggggagggtttggccgaccgggatgtccttgtcccatcacgctctagcgactccttgtggcgggctagGTGCATGCACGCTGACTATGGTTGCATGTTGtaaggtgtttcctccaacacgctggtgtggctggcttccgggttaagcgagaagtgtgtcaagaagcagtgcggcttggcaggatcgtgtttcggaggacgcatggctctcgaccttcgcctctcccgagtccgtacaggagttgcagcaat containing:
- the LOC115114678 gene encoding uncharacterized protein LOC115114678 isoform X1 produces the protein MKSQQHTSRYLLLHVWCGFLTVTMGIMVAVLTTVQINSPDKSNLPESKEENQHPPNGSFLAQLTSSKAPRPSYIQLTMEGTLSWENDHDAPVCGSCSLVLRDNSVYIRSEGFYYFYVQVTFTRHTGGEEKRKVTLFKNGIQHKTQQRRLSEAVYHGEKEGTVSMSRMVKLQQGNSLSLEITSKNNSFRYGGENTYWGAYQLPPY
- the LOC115114678 gene encoding uncharacterized protein LOC115114678 isoform X2; translation: MKSQQHTSRYLLLHVWCGFLTVTMGIMVAVLTTVQINSPDKSNLPESKEENQHPPNGSFLAQLTSSKAPRPSYIQLTMGTLSWENDHDAPVCGSCSLVLRDNSVYIRSEGFYYFYVQVTFTRHTGGEEKRKVTLFKNGIQHKTQQRRLSEAVYHGEKEGTVSMSRMVKLQQGNSLSLEITSKNNSFRYGGENTYWGAYQLPPY